Proteins from one Impatiens glandulifera chromosome 2, dImpGla2.1, whole genome shotgun sequence genomic window:
- the LOC124926656 gene encoding probable lipid-A-disaccharide synthase, mitochondrial isoform X1 has translation MMSKQGLKSLFPMEDISVMGIWELLPQLYKFRVKLEETAEAALSFNPHVIVTVDAKGFSFRLLKKIRRGSLLARNSQKGFPAPPLHFHYVAPSFWAWKGGESRLRGFSEFVDHVLCILPFEEEVCRLNGLAATFVGHPVLEDALEAANETENGIKMKGNSEEFRNQYGLSTVATIVSLLPGSRLQEVTRMLPIFLNTMELLKESCPSDLLTAAIHVAPNKHVENYIASYSHKLNLPVVLIPGGSSNMRYDAFSASRMALCTSGTVAVELQLARVPCVVAYRAHLLTEYLIRYKAKVQYISLPNILLDEPVLPEVLFHACTPSNLAPIVREVMYNEGVRNVQVVAAERVMRLLLSRPGGNEKLTSLSNDYKPSTIAAFTILYSPRK, from the exons ATGATGTCCAAGCAAGGATTGAAATCTTTATTCCCAATGGAAGATATATCTGTGATGGGAATATGGGAATTGTTGCCACAATTATATAAGTTCAGG GTTAAGTTGGAGGAAACAGCTGAGGCTGCATTATCATTCAACCCCCATGTTATAGTGACTGTGGATGCTAAGGGGTTTTCATTTCGACTGCTTAAGAAGATAAGAAGGGGTTCTCTTTTAGCTAGAAATAGTCAGAAGGGATTTCCTGCTCCTCCTCTGCACTTCCATTACGTGGCTCCTTCATTTTGGGCATGGAAAGGGGGAGAATCGAGACTACGAGGGTTTTCTGAATTCGTGGATCATGTATTATGTATACTTCCTTTCGAGGAAGAAGTTTGCAGATTGAATGGATTGGCTGCAACATTTGTTGGACATCCTGTACTTGAAGATGCTTTAGAGGCTGCAAATGAAACAGAAAATGGAATAAAGATGAAAGGAAATTCTGAAGAATTTAGAAATCAATATGGCTTATCTACAG TAGCAACAATCGTTAGCTTGCTTCCAGGAAGCAGATTACAGGAGGTAACTCGCATGCTTCCTATCTTCTTGAATACAATGGAGCTTTTAAAGGAGTCGTGTCCTTCTGATCTATTGACTGCAGCAATTCATGTGGCACCCAATAAGCATGTCGAAAACTACATTGCCAGTTATTCACACAAATTGAATTTACCCGTCGTTCTGATTCCAGGCGGATCATCAAACATGAGATATGATGCTTTCAGT GCCAGCAGAATGGCCTTATGTACTTCGGGAACAGTAGCAGTGGAGTTGCAGCTAGCACGTGTACCTTGTGTGGTAGCCTATCGAGCCCATTTGTTAACCGAATATTTGATACGCTATAAAGCGAAAGTACAATACATATCTCTTCCCAATATTCTTTTGGATGAACCCGTCCTTCCTGAAGTCCTTTTCCATGCATGCACGCCTTCAAATCTAGCTCCAATTGTCAG GGAAGTAATGTACAATGAGGGTGTGCGGAATGTTCAAGTTGTCGCGGCTGAAAGAGTTATGCGGTTGTTGTTATCTCGACCCGGAGGAAATGAGAAATTGACATCATTATCAAATGATTATAAACCTAGTACAATAGCTGCATTTACCATTCTGTACTCTCCCAGGAAATAA
- the LOC124926656 gene encoding probable lipid-A-disaccharide synthase, mitochondrial isoform X2 → MMSKQGLKSLFPMEDISVMGIWELLPQLYKFRVKLEETAEAALSFNPHVIVTVDAKGFSFRLLKKIRRGSLLARNSQKGFPAPPLHFHYVAPSFWAWKGGESRLRGFSEFVDHVLCILPFEEEVCRLNGLAATFVGHPVLEDALEAANETENGIKMKGNSEEFRNQYGLSTATIVSLLPGSRLQEVTRMLPIFLNTMELLKESCPSDLLTAAIHVAPNKHVENYIASYSHKLNLPVVLIPGGSSNMRYDAFSASRMALCTSGTVAVELQLARVPCVVAYRAHLLTEYLIRYKAKVQYISLPNILLDEPVLPEVLFHACTPSNLAPIVREVMYNEGVRNVQVVAAERVMRLLLSRPGGNEKLTSLSNDYKPSTIAAFTILYSPRK, encoded by the exons ATGATGTCCAAGCAAGGATTGAAATCTTTATTCCCAATGGAAGATATATCTGTGATGGGAATATGGGAATTGTTGCCACAATTATATAAGTTCAGG GTTAAGTTGGAGGAAACAGCTGAGGCTGCATTATCATTCAACCCCCATGTTATAGTGACTGTGGATGCTAAGGGGTTTTCATTTCGACTGCTTAAGAAGATAAGAAGGGGTTCTCTTTTAGCTAGAAATAGTCAGAAGGGATTTCCTGCTCCTCCTCTGCACTTCCATTACGTGGCTCCTTCATTTTGGGCATGGAAAGGGGGAGAATCGAGACTACGAGGGTTTTCTGAATTCGTGGATCATGTATTATGTATACTTCCTTTCGAGGAAGAAGTTTGCAGATTGAATGGATTGGCTGCAACATTTGTTGGACATCCTGTACTTGAAGATGCTTTAGAGGCTGCAAATGAAACAGAAAATGGAATAAAGATGAAAGGAAATTCTGAAGAATTTAGAAATCAATATGGCTTATCTACAG CAACAATCGTTAGCTTGCTTCCAGGAAGCAGATTACAGGAGGTAACTCGCATGCTTCCTATCTTCTTGAATACAATGGAGCTTTTAAAGGAGTCGTGTCCTTCTGATCTATTGACTGCAGCAATTCATGTGGCACCCAATAAGCATGTCGAAAACTACATTGCCAGTTATTCACACAAATTGAATTTACCCGTCGTTCTGATTCCAGGCGGATCATCAAACATGAGATATGATGCTTTCAGT GCCAGCAGAATGGCCTTATGTACTTCGGGAACAGTAGCAGTGGAGTTGCAGCTAGCACGTGTACCTTGTGTGGTAGCCTATCGAGCCCATTTGTTAACCGAATATTTGATACGCTATAAAGCGAAAGTACAATACATATCTCTTCCCAATATTCTTTTGGATGAACCCGTCCTTCCTGAAGTCCTTTTCCATGCATGCACGCCTTCAAATCTAGCTCCAATTGTCAG GGAAGTAATGTACAATGAGGGTGTGCGGAATGTTCAAGTTGTCGCGGCTGAAAGAGTTATGCGGTTGTTGTTATCTCGACCCGGAGGAAATGAGAAATTGACATCATTATCAAATGATTATAAACCTAGTACAATAGCTGCATTTACCATTCTGTACTCTCCCAGGAAATAA
- the LOC124926656 gene encoding probable lipid-A-disaccharide synthase, mitochondrial isoform X3: MMSKQGLKSLFPMEDISVMGIWELLPQLYKFRVKLEETAEAALSFNPHVIVTVDAKGFSFRLLKKIRRGSLLARNSQKGFPAPPLHFHYVAPSFWAWKGGESRLRGFSEFVDHVLCILPFEEEVCRLNGLAATFVGHPVLEDALEAANETENGIKMKGNSEEFRNQYGLSTGSRLQEVTRMLPIFLNTMELLKESCPSDLLTAAIHVAPNKHVENYIASYSHKLNLPVVLIPGGSSNMRYDAFSASRMALCTSGTVAVELQLARVPCVVAYRAHLLTEYLIRYKAKVQYISLPNILLDEPVLPEVLFHACTPSNLAPIVREVMYNEGVRNVQVVAAERVMRLLLSRPGGNEKLTSLSNDYKPSTIAAFTILYSPRK, from the exons ATGATGTCCAAGCAAGGATTGAAATCTTTATTCCCAATGGAAGATATATCTGTGATGGGAATATGGGAATTGTTGCCACAATTATATAAGTTCAGG GTTAAGTTGGAGGAAACAGCTGAGGCTGCATTATCATTCAACCCCCATGTTATAGTGACTGTGGATGCTAAGGGGTTTTCATTTCGACTGCTTAAGAAGATAAGAAGGGGTTCTCTTTTAGCTAGAAATAGTCAGAAGGGATTTCCTGCTCCTCCTCTGCACTTCCATTACGTGGCTCCTTCATTTTGGGCATGGAAAGGGGGAGAATCGAGACTACGAGGGTTTTCTGAATTCGTGGATCATGTATTATGTATACTTCCTTTCGAGGAAGAAGTTTGCAGATTGAATGGATTGGCTGCAACATTTGTTGGACATCCTGTACTTGAAGATGCTTTAGAGGCTGCAAATGAAACAGAAAATGGAATAAAGATGAAAGGAAATTCTGAAGAATTTAGAAATCAATATGGCTTATCTACAG GAAGCAGATTACAGGAGGTAACTCGCATGCTTCCTATCTTCTTGAATACAATGGAGCTTTTAAAGGAGTCGTGTCCTTCTGATCTATTGACTGCAGCAATTCATGTGGCACCCAATAAGCATGTCGAAAACTACATTGCCAGTTATTCACACAAATTGAATTTACCCGTCGTTCTGATTCCAGGCGGATCATCAAACATGAGATATGATGCTTTCAGT GCCAGCAGAATGGCCTTATGTACTTCGGGAACAGTAGCAGTGGAGTTGCAGCTAGCACGTGTACCTTGTGTGGTAGCCTATCGAGCCCATTTGTTAACCGAATATTTGATACGCTATAAAGCGAAAGTACAATACATATCTCTTCCCAATATTCTTTTGGATGAACCCGTCCTTCCTGAAGTCCTTTTCCATGCATGCACGCCTTCAAATCTAGCTCCAATTGTCAG GGAAGTAATGTACAATGAGGGTGTGCGGAATGTTCAAGTTGTCGCGGCTGAAAGAGTTATGCGGTTGTTGTTATCTCGACCCGGAGGAAATGAGAAATTGACATCATTATCAAATGATTATAAACCTAGTACAATAGCTGCATTTACCATTCTGTACTCTCCCAGGAAATAA